One window from the genome of Synechococcus sp. PROS-7-1 encodes:
- the ylqF gene encoding ribosome biogenesis GTPase YlqF: protein MSSPPIQWYPGHIAKAEQQLKRNLDKVDLVIEVRDARIPLATGHPHLNRWISGKQHLLVINRRDMVTPAARLAWEAWFKARGQRTVWCDAKAGTGVKQVQQAAIRAGDQLNERRRNRGMRPRPVRALTLGFPNVGKSALINRLVKQKVVASARRAGVTRTLRWVRLGQDLDLLDAPGVLPPRLDDQQAALHLALCDDIGQAAYDGELVAQAFLNLLKGLQPQEASGVGLALLESRYGVPLEGATEDPAYWLEAVAERHTSGDTARMAQRLLDDFRKSALGSIALELPFD from the coding sequence GTGAGCTCACCGCCGATTCAGTGGTATCCGGGCCATATCGCCAAAGCGGAGCAGCAGCTCAAGCGCAATCTCGACAAGGTGGACCTGGTGATCGAAGTGCGCGACGCGCGCATTCCCCTGGCGACGGGGCACCCCCATCTCAATCGTTGGATCAGCGGCAAGCAGCATCTCCTGGTGATCAACCGGCGTGACATGGTCACCCCCGCTGCACGCCTTGCTTGGGAAGCGTGGTTCAAAGCCCGCGGCCAGCGCACGGTGTGGTGCGATGCCAAAGCGGGCACCGGTGTGAAGCAGGTGCAGCAGGCAGCGATCCGCGCCGGCGATCAGCTCAATGAGCGGCGGCGTAACCGCGGCATGCGTCCACGTCCGGTGCGGGCGCTCACTCTGGGGTTCCCCAATGTGGGCAAATCGGCCTTGATCAACCGCTTGGTGAAGCAGAAGGTGGTGGCCAGTGCCCGGCGTGCCGGTGTCACGCGCACGTTGCGTTGGGTGCGTTTGGGGCAGGATCTTGATCTGCTTGATGCGCCCGGGGTGCTGCCGCCGCGGCTGGATGACCAGCAGGCAGCACTGCATCTGGCGTTGTGCGACGACATCGGCCAAGCGGCTTACGACGGTGAGCTCGTGGCCCAGGCGTTTCTGAATCTCCTGAAGGGATTGCAGCCGCAGGAGGCCTCAGGCGTGGGCTTGGCGCTCCTGGAGAGTCGTTATGGCGTTCCTCTGGAAGGGGCCACCGAAGATCCTGCCTACTGGCTGGAGGCTGTGGCGGAGCGCCACACCTCAGGGGATACAGCGCGGATGGCCCAGCGATTGCTCGATGATTTCCGAAAATCTGCTTTAGGCAGCATCGCGCTGGAACTGCCGTTTGATTGA
- a CDS encoding universal stress protein yields MFETVLFPIDQSREAVETAGKALELARSHNSRLVVLSVVQPERPEMHDHQAVATLLAEARTRFEQAGVACDVVEREGKPAFVICDVADELNVDVIVMGTRGVNLQAESGSTASRVIQLAPCPVLVVP; encoded by the coding sequence ATGTTTGAAACCGTTCTGTTCCCGATCGATCAGAGCCGGGAGGCTGTGGAGACTGCCGGGAAGGCCCTTGAGCTGGCGCGCAGTCATAACAGCCGGCTGGTGGTGCTGTCGGTGGTGCAGCCCGAGCGGCCGGAGATGCACGACCATCAGGCGGTAGCCACTTTGTTGGCTGAGGCCAGAACCCGTTTTGAACAGGCGGGGGTGGCGTGCGATGTGGTGGAGCGCGAGGGCAAGCCGGCGTTTGTGATTTGCGATGTGGCCGACGAGTTGAATGTGGATGTGATCGTGATGGGAACGCGGGGTGTGAATTTGCAAGCCGAAAGCGGCAGTACGGCGTCGCGGGTGATTCAGTTGGCCCCCTGCCCAGTGTTGGTGGTGCCGTGA